Proteins encoded by one window of Amaranthus tricolor cultivar Red isolate AtriRed21 chromosome 4, ASM2621246v1, whole genome shotgun sequence:
- the LOC130810994 gene encoding S-adenosyl-L-methionine-dependent uroporphyrinogen III methyltransferase, chloroplastic → MASLHNLQSLSSQHSTSFITHLQKPNLFHNYNKFSINFKFVVCSKSSPFTEKHSVERYQRENWVYPVTSHTQSPSSDETLSPSSSSESKRENDIALQLPELKKLLEVLKEKRENQSKDCCFETLDGIGNVFLVGTGPGDPDLLTLKALKIIQSADLLLYDRLVSNDVLDLVGPNARLLYVGKTAGYHSRTQEEIHELLLSFAEAGANVVRLKGGDPLIFGRGGEEMDFLQQKGIHVKVVPGITAASGISAELGIPLTHRGIATSVRYLTGHSRNGGTDPLYVAENAADPDCTLVVYMGLATLPSLAQKLMQHGLPTNTPAVAVERGTTAQQRTVFAKLEDLADKIKFTGLVSPTLIIIGKVVALSPLWVHSCEESVELAETK, encoded by the exons ATGGCTTCTTTGCATAATCTTCAATCCCTATCATCTCAACATTCAACTTCCTTTATTACCCACCTACAAAAACCCAATCTTTTTCACAATTACAAcaaattttcaatcaatttcaaGTTTGTAGTATGTTCTAAATCATCACCCTTCACTGAAAAGCATTCAGTCGAAAGATACCAAAGGGAAAACTGGGTTTATCCTGTTACTTCCCATACACAATCCCCATCATCTGATGAAACCTTATCTCCATCATCCTCCTCTGAGAGTAAGCGAGAAAATGACATTGCTTTGCAGCTTCCAGAATTGAAGAAAttacttgaagttttgaaagaaaaaagggaaaatcaatcaAAAGATTGTTGCTTTGAAACACTTGATGGAATTGGGAATGTGTTTTTGGTGGGTACTGGGCCTGGGGATCCTGATCTTTTGACTTTAAAAGCTTTGAAAATCATTCAATCTGCTGATCTTTTGTTGTATGACCGCCTTGTTTCCAATGATGTTTTGGATTTGGTGGGTCCCAATGCAAGGCTTCTGTATGTTGGTAAGACTGCTGGGTACCATAGTAGAACTCAGGAAGAAATACATGAGCTTTTGTTGAGTTTTGCTGAAGCTGGTGCTAATGTTGTTAGACTTAAAGGAGGAGATCCTCTT ATTTTCGGACGGGGTGGTGAAGAGATGGATTTCTTGCAGCAAAAAGGGATTCATGTCAAAGTTGTTCCAG GCATAACTGCTGCTTCAGGTATATCTGCAGAGCTTGGAATACCATTAACTCATCGAGGCATCGCTACCAGTGTTAGGTATCTCACAGGACACTCAAGGAATGGGGGAACAGATCCATTGTATGTCGCAGAAAATGCTGCGGATCCTGATTGTACCCTTGTCGTATATATGGGTTTGGCGACACTTCCTTCTCTTGCCCAGAAATTGATGCAACATGGCCTGCCGACCAATACTCCTGCTGTGGCTGTGGAAAGAGGGACAACTGCTCAACAGCGCACG GTATTTGCGAAGCTCGAGGATTTGGCTGATAAAATCAAATTTACCGGACTGGTATCCCCCACGCTGATCATCATTGGAAAGGTTGTTGCACTGTCGCCATTATGGGTGCATTCTTGTGAGGAATCGGTTGAGCTTGCCGAGACAAAGTAG
- the LOC130810993 gene encoding probable inactive poly [ADP-ribose] polymerase SRO3 isoform X1 — MERLVQATSGYGPVNTTAINSEQNPKKNDSKEWNCYRDCVSKESIIHNFNNFKKSQAPERLMEWSDEKWVELPSHVVSSARSAFSKGIPIIEVEVEGDNFMFDFYRMLKIEIGSSGLQRSIAWIDIKGSCFFPKFFVDESLVDNYNNYSDGDEELVGEKDECSNNGINPKIEIEINIDNINNVDSKIMNNNDKKRKREGKVVVHDVEDTADSRNSGTGSERFNIKRNLHIEDEKPIDKFEWPSVRLINEQEKAFSDVKKLFLGGMKMVDSRVEVTAIHKLTYTGPHEKARAMAFHKTMQITQAARGGQSNTVFAWHGTSRKGVSDILAHGFGVPSKVSGLQAHGVGVYLSPGRLPHLSDLLAQADDNGEKHVLLCRVVLGNLEKIDAGSQQFSPSSTAFDNGVDDTVNPKWFVVWTTNMNTHILPECVVSYKCSNVLQGTKEGEEEVMKWAPEGPSKLFFSQLGIALPASKLEELKALCRAFKAGELAKDLFVQRLKSVVGNEMLYSAMARLQAFYEQHFNVSNPVASLW; from the exons ATGGAGCGCTTAGTTCAAGCAACCTCTGGTTATGGGCCTGTAAATACCACCGCCATTAATTCTGAACAAAATCCTAAGAAGAATGATTCAAAAGAATGGAATTGTTATAGAGATTGCGTTTCAAAGGAATCCATTATTCACAACTTCAATAATTTCAAGAAAAGTCAAGCGCCGGAGAGGTTGATGGAGTGGTCCGATGAGAAATGGGTGGAACTTCCAAGCCATGTTGTTTCGAGTGCCAGATCGGCGTTTTCGAAAGGAATTCCGATTATTGAAGTTGAAGTTGAAGGTGAtaattttatgtttgatttttatCGGATGTTGAAAATTGAAATCGGGAGTAGTGGGTTGCAACGATCTATTGCTTGGATTGATATAAAGGGTAGTTgtttttttcctaaattttttgttgatgaatctttagttgataattataataattattctgATGGTGATGAAGAATTAGTAGGTGAGAAAGATGAGTGTAGTAATAATGGTATAAACCCTaagattgaaattgaaattaacatagataatataaataatgttGATAGTAAGATTATGAATAACAATGACAAGAAGAGGAAGCGGGAGGGCAAAGTAGTAGTTCATGATGTAGAGGATACTGCTGATTCTCGCAACAGTGGAACTGGTTCAGAACGGTTCAATATAAAACGTAATTTGCATATTGAGGATGAGAAACCTATTGATAAATTTGAATGGCCGAGTGTTAGGTTGATTAATGAGCAAGAAAAGGCGTTTTCGGATGTCAAGAAATTGTTTTTGGGTGGAATGAAGATGGTGGATTCCAGAGTTGAGGTTACTGCCATTCATAAGCTTACTTATACTGGACCTCATGAAAAGGCGCGGGCTATGGCTTTTCACAAGACAATGCAGATCACTCAGGCTGCTCGTGGAGGTCAGTCCAATACTGTTTTTGCGTGGCATGGGACATCCAGAAAGGGAGTTTCAGATATATTAGCTCATGGGTTTGGAGTTCCGAGTAAGGTTTCCGGTTTACAAGCTCATGGTGTTGGTGTTTATTTGTCTCCAGGTCGGCTGCCTCATCTTAG TGATTTGTTAGCTCAGGCAGATGATAATGGTGAAAAACATGTTTTATTGTGCCGGGTTGTCTTGGGAAATTTGGAGAAAATTGATGCTGGATCTCAACAGTTTAGTCCATCTAGTACAGCTTTTGATAATGGGGTGGATGATACTGTGAATCCTAAGTGGTTTGTAGTGTGGACGACCAATATGAACACTCACATACTCCCTGAATGTGTTGTGAGCTACAAATGTTCCAATGTTTTGCAAG GAACAAAAGAGGGAGAAGAGGAGGTCATGAAGTGGGCACCTGAGGGACCGTCGAAGTTGTTTTTTTCTCAATTGGGGATCGCACTTCCAGCTTCGAAACTTGAAGAGCTGAAGGCTCTGTGCAGGGCATTTAAG GCTGGGGAATTGGCTAAAGATTTGTTCGTCCAGCGTTTGAAATCAGTTGTTGGCAATGAGATGCTATATTCTGCTATGGCTAGGCTTCAAG CTTTTTATGAGCAACACTTCAACGTGTCAAATCCTGTGGCCTCTCTGTG GTGA
- the LOC130810516 gene encoding 50S ribosomal protein 6, chloroplastic: MSVSAIFGTRIALAPPVGINGGGGKSVKLQPSSGGVVIECSSRPQKKATAHHMKSRPKKTQPWDIRRRPTVYPPLPPLPPDWTFVSAGSDEADSSSTADSSAPSTE; this comes from the coding sequence ATGTCTGTGTCCGCCATATTTGGGACGAGAATTGCTTTGGCTCCACCAGTCGGAATCAATGGAGGTGGTGGAAAATCGGTGAAATTGCAACCATCAAGCGGCGGTGTAGTGATAGAATGTTCATCAAGGCCACAGAAGAAAGCAACAGCTCACCATATGAAGTCAAGACCGAAGAAGACGCAGCCATGGGATATACGACGTCGTCCTACTGTGTATCCTCCACTTCCTCCCCTTCCTCCGGATTGGACTTTCGTATCTGCCGGCTCTGATGAAGCTGATTCTTCTTCGACTGCTGATTCTAGTGCTCCTTCTACTGAGTAA
- the LOC130810515 gene encoding inositol-tetrakisphosphate 1-kinase 3-like, whose amino-acid sequence MVVEDMRIMELLEENRDLKMEEEKQEDEEKNRTALFKVFPEPSKLIVGYALTSKKTKSFLQPKLQGLARLKGIIFVAIDIDMPLSEQGPFDIVLHKLTGKDWQRVLEDYRQTHPEVTVLDPPDAIQHLHNRQSMLQVVADLNLSGTYGNVNVPQQLVIKKDSSSIPLKVAKAMLNLPLVAKPLIADGSAKSHELSLAYDQYSLQKLEPPLVLQEFVNHGGVLFKVFIVGEAIRVVRRFSLPNVTKRQLSRTSGVYRFPRVSCAVASADDADLDPNVAELPPQPLLEKLARELRRRLGLQLFNLDMIREYGTQDNFYVIDINYFPGYGKMPEYEHIFTDFLLSLYRGKGTRII is encoded by the exons ATGGTGGTAGAAGATATGAGGATCATGGAATTGTTGGAGGAAAACAGAGATTTAAAAATGGAGGAGGAAaaacaagaagatgaagagaagAACAGAACGGCGTTGTTTAAAGTGTTTCCAGAACCTTCGAAACTCATTGTAGGATATGCTCTTACTTCCAAGAAGACAAAAAGCTTTTTACAACCCAAACTTCAGGGTCTCGCTAG GCTGAAGGGTATAATATTTGTTGCTATTGATATTGACATGCCTTTATCAGAACAAGGTCCATTCGACATTGTATTGCACAAG TTAACTGGAAAGGACTGGCAGCGGGTTCTTGAG GATTACCGACAAACACATCCTGAAGTTACCGTGCTAGATCCACCAGATGCAATACAACATCTACACAATCGGCAATCAATGCTGCAGGTGGTTGCTGACTTGAACCTCTCTGGCACTTACG GAAATGTTAATGTTCCCCAACAGTTGGTCATCAAAAAGGACTCGTCTTCCATTCCATTAAAAGTTGCCAAGGCAATGTTGAACCTTCCACTTG TAGCGAAGCCCCTAATTGCTGACGGGAGTGCAAAATCACACGAGTTATCACTTGCTTATGACCAGTATTCTCTTCAAAAACTGGAGCCCCCTCTCGTATTACAAGAGTTTGTAAATCATG GTGGCGTACTTTTCAAGGTTTTCATCGTAGGAGAAGCTATCAGAGTAGTGAGGCGATTCTCACTACCCAATGTTACTAAACGTCAACTGTCTAGAACCAGTGGTGTATACCGCTTTCCACGGGTATCTTGTGCTGTAGCATCTGCAGACGATGCAGATTTGGATCCGAATGTTGCTG AGCTACCTCCCCAACCCTTGCTGGAAAAACTTGCTAGAGAACTCAGACGTCGACTG GGTCTCCAGCTTTTCAATTTAGACATGATACGCGAATATGGGACACAGGATAACTTCTACGTTATCGATATAAACTACTTTCCTG GTTATGGCAAGATGCCAGAATATGAGCATATATTTACCGACTTCCTACTGAGCCTTTACAGAGGAAAAGGTACAAGAATCATTTAA
- the LOC130810993 gene encoding probable inactive poly [ADP-ribose] polymerase SRO3 isoform X2 has product MERLVQATSGYGPVNTTAINSEQNPKKNDSKEWNCYRDCVSKESIIHNFNNFKKSQAPERLMEWSDEKWVELPSHVVSSARSAFSKGIPIIEVEVEGDNFMFDFYRMLKIEIGSSGLQRSIAWIDIKGSCFFPKFFVDESLVDNYNNYSDGDEELVGEKDECSNNGINPKIEIEINIDNINNVDSKIMNNNDKKRKREGKVVVHDVEDTADSRNSGTGSERFNIKRNLHIEDEKPIDKFEWPSVRLINEQEKAFSDVKKLFLGGMKMVDSRVEVTAIHKLTYTGPHEKARAMAFHKTMQITQAARGGQSNTVFAWHGTSRKGVSDILAHGFGVPSKVSGLQAHGVGVYLSPGRLPHLSDLLAQADDNGEKHVLLCRVVLGNLEKIDAGSQQFSPSSTAFDNGVDDTVNPKWFVVWTTNMNTHILPECVVSYKCSNVLQGTKEGEEEVMKWAPEGPSKLFFSQLGIALPASKLEELKALCRAFKAGELAKDLFVQRLKSVVGNEMLYSAMARLQVKEMA; this is encoded by the exons ATGGAGCGCTTAGTTCAAGCAACCTCTGGTTATGGGCCTGTAAATACCACCGCCATTAATTCTGAACAAAATCCTAAGAAGAATGATTCAAAAGAATGGAATTGTTATAGAGATTGCGTTTCAAAGGAATCCATTATTCACAACTTCAATAATTTCAAGAAAAGTCAAGCGCCGGAGAGGTTGATGGAGTGGTCCGATGAGAAATGGGTGGAACTTCCAAGCCATGTTGTTTCGAGTGCCAGATCGGCGTTTTCGAAAGGAATTCCGATTATTGAAGTTGAAGTTGAAGGTGAtaattttatgtttgatttttatCGGATGTTGAAAATTGAAATCGGGAGTAGTGGGTTGCAACGATCTATTGCTTGGATTGATATAAAGGGTAGTTgtttttttcctaaattttttgttgatgaatctttagttgataattataataattattctgATGGTGATGAAGAATTAGTAGGTGAGAAAGATGAGTGTAGTAATAATGGTATAAACCCTaagattgaaattgaaattaacatagataatataaataatgttGATAGTAAGATTATGAATAACAATGACAAGAAGAGGAAGCGGGAGGGCAAAGTAGTAGTTCATGATGTAGAGGATACTGCTGATTCTCGCAACAGTGGAACTGGTTCAGAACGGTTCAATATAAAACGTAATTTGCATATTGAGGATGAGAAACCTATTGATAAATTTGAATGGCCGAGTGTTAGGTTGATTAATGAGCAAGAAAAGGCGTTTTCGGATGTCAAGAAATTGTTTTTGGGTGGAATGAAGATGGTGGATTCCAGAGTTGAGGTTACTGCCATTCATAAGCTTACTTATACTGGACCTCATGAAAAGGCGCGGGCTATGGCTTTTCACAAGACAATGCAGATCACTCAGGCTGCTCGTGGAGGTCAGTCCAATACTGTTTTTGCGTGGCATGGGACATCCAGAAAGGGAGTTTCAGATATATTAGCTCATGGGTTTGGAGTTCCGAGTAAGGTTTCCGGTTTACAAGCTCATGGTGTTGGTGTTTATTTGTCTCCAGGTCGGCTGCCTCATCTTAG TGATTTGTTAGCTCAGGCAGATGATAATGGTGAAAAACATGTTTTATTGTGCCGGGTTGTCTTGGGAAATTTGGAGAAAATTGATGCTGGATCTCAACAGTTTAGTCCATCTAGTACAGCTTTTGATAATGGGGTGGATGATACTGTGAATCCTAAGTGGTTTGTAGTGTGGACGACCAATATGAACACTCACATACTCCCTGAATGTGTTGTGAGCTACAAATGTTCCAATGTTTTGCAAG GAACAAAAGAGGGAGAAGAGGAGGTCATGAAGTGGGCACCTGAGGGACCGTCGAAGTTGTTTTTTTCTCAATTGGGGATCGCACTTCCAGCTTCGAAACTTGAAGAGCTGAAGGCTCTGTGCAGGGCATTTAAG GCTGGGGAATTGGCTAAAGATTTGTTCGTCCAGCGTTTGAAATCAGTTGTTGGCAATGAGATGCTATATTCTGCTATGGCTAGGCTTCAAG TCAAGGAAATGGCATAA